CTGGTTTCCATTGGCCATTAACTGCCGTGGTCTCGCCGGCTGGGATTTCCCAATAAGCAGAGAAGGCACGGAAATGATCCAGGCGAAGGAGATCGAATCGTGTCAGGTTGCGTTGAATCCTGCGGATCCACCAGCTGTAATTGTCTGCTTTGAGCGCATCCCAGTTATAGACAGGCACATTCCAGCATTGACCTTTTTCGCTGAAGTAATCCGGTGGCACGCCGCCGGTACCATTGAGATTAAAGAATCCAGGATGTGATTTTACATCCACAGCATCGCCATGCATGTAAAAAGGGAGGTCGCCAAAGAGGAGGATCCCTTTCTCATTGCAATACGATTTGAGCGCAGACCATTGCTGATCAAATTTGAACTGGTACCATTTCTCTCTTGGATGGCCTGTAAATTCATTGAGCCAGTGGGCTTCCTGCTGGCAGTAATGTTCAAAAGCTGCCTGATCTTCCGATTGGGAAAAGTTCAGGTAAGCGATTTCCAGGAGCGCGGCCTTGATGGGGATAGCCTTTTCGAAATTAGCTTTGTCCGATATAGGCAGGTGGCATTTGTTGAGTTGGGCTGGGGTAAGGAGACCTTCCCGGGCGAGGAGTTCCGGGCTAATCAATAGGGGTTCGCCTGCCATACTGCTGGTTGGGCTGTATGGTGACAGGTGCTCAGGGTGGAGGGTATTGACAGGTAATACCTGCCAGTAGCGTTGCTTTGCAAGGTGGAGCTGATCTGCAAAGTGATAGGCAGATGGGCCTAAGTCGCCGGTGCCAAAGGGCCCGGGTAGTGAGGTGATATGGAGGAGTATGCCGGCACTACGTTGTGAAAAAGTTGTCATATGCGAATGTACAGCTACTTCTGTGCCAGTCCGGTTAAGAGCGTATTATCAAAATGGGAAAGTTTCAAAGGCGGGGAAAAATAACATGCGTATCTCCGTGACAGCGCTATTAGACAAAAGCCTGTCATTTTATGAACCTGATTTTTTATCCTGGGTAGAAAGGTAAAATGACCTTTATAACGTGAACCCTTGTGAAATTTGGTATAAACCGCGTATCTGATTGGAGACTGCTTATCTGTATAAACCGTTTACCTAATTACAAACTGCTTATCTAATAATTATAGACCGCTTACCTGTATAAACCGCTTATCTAATTATAAACCGCCTATTAATATAACAGTCTATTAAATACAGTCACTTATTTAGTATAAACCGCCGGATCAAACTTATACAAATGTGGCGCTTTATGTGCTCCCCCTGTCTTAGCCTCCCCTTGTTTAATGAGGATATTCTCCTTCATAATCTTCCTGTAAAAATTCCCCCTGTTAAACTTCTGATTCATAATCTTCTCGTACAGGGCTTGCAGTTGTGGCAAGGTGAAGATCTCCGGTAGCAGGTTAAAACCAATCGGTTTATGATAAAGCTGATCCCGCAACTTTTCCAGGGCCTTATCAATGATCTGCCTATGGTCCATCACCATCTCAGGCAAGTCATAAACTGGCATCCATTCACAGGCATCGCTGAACATATCAGGCACCGGTGTTACCTGCGACTGGTCTATTACAGCATAGTAACCAATCGTAACAAACCGCATTTTATGCCAGAGGTTGTCTTCGTATTCTACAAAATAATCTTCCGAACGGTTCGGCTCACCGAACACCCCAAACACTTCGAGAAACACTTTCTCTGCACCACTTCGTTCGAAGAGGATCCGCTTGGCCGCATCGTCAATAGATTCTGTTTTCTGAATATAACCCCCGGGGAGTATCCAGCTGTTGTCTCCCTTCATTTTTGCCAGTAGTACATTGAAACTGCCCTGGTGATAGCCAAAAACTACGCAGTCGACAGATAGGTGAGGTAGGGCATTTTTCCATAACGCCTCGCTGGCTTTTTCAATCTCAGTATTCCGCATAGGACAAAGATAAATAGATTTAACATTAGTGATGATTCCGCCCGGGGAATTGACTGATTCTCGTTCTCATGGCAGGGAAACTTATATGATTTTGAAAGTTTTTGTCTTTTTTTTTGAGAAAGTATATTCAGATAGGTGTATGTTTGTGTTTTGCCAACTTTAACAATGAAACGTAAGTCCGGGTTATGAACAATCACAAGAAAGGAAACAATGCAATTCCACTGATCACGATCACGTTATTGTTTTTTATGTGGGGATTTATCACGTGTATGAACGATATTTTGATCCCTTACCTGAAGGAGCTGTTTCAGCTCACCTTCTTTAAATCAATGCTGGTTCAGTTTGCGTTCTTCGGTGCATATTTTATCGGTTCGCTGATCTATTTCATTATTTCCTATTACAACGGGGACCCTGTGAACAAAGTGGGGTACAAGAAAGGGATAATCTTTGGTATTATCCTCTCAGCGCTGGGCTGCGTTTTATTCCTGCCAGCTGCTACTTTTGGTGTGTATGGCCTGTTTCTGAGCGCATTGTTCGTGCTCGGTCTGGGCTTTACCGTATTGCAGATTACCGCGAACGCCTATGTGTCTCTGCTGGGTCCGGAAGACTCCGCTTCCAGCAGGTTGAACCTCACCCAGGCGTTTAATTCATTCGGTACTACGATTGCGCCTATATTAGGTGGTCACCTGATATTTGAGCTGTTTAAGGATCCAAGTGGTGGTTTCAGTGCTGCTGCAACAAGAATTCCTTACCTGATCTTTGCAGGTATCCTCTTGCTGGTAGCCCTGTTGATCTGGCGTGTAAAACTGCCTAATTTTGCGCAGGACGATGAAAACCAGCCGAAAGGACTGGGTGTATTAAAGTTCCCTCATCTGACAAGAGGTATCCTTACTGTTTTCTGCTACGTAGGTGGAGAAGTAGCGGTAGGTAGCTTTATGATCAGTTTCCTGGGGCTGCATGATGTTGCAGGACTGGGTGAAGGTGAAGCCAAGAAATACCTGGCGATCTATTGGGGTGGTGCGATGATAGGCCGTTTCGTAGGTGCTATCTCCCTGAGCCATTCTATGAGCCAGGCAAGGAAATCAGTATATATGCTGGTGACTGCACTTGGGGTGTTCGGGGTGATCTACCTGCTGGTAGGTATGCCATTTGAACAGATTAGCTTCTTCCTGATCTTCATTGCACTGAACTTTGTAGGATTCCTGGTAGGTCGTTCCGCTCCTGCACGTACATTGGTGATCTTCTCCCTGATCAATATGTTCCTGCTGGCAAGTGCCATCATCAACAAGGGCGAAGTTGCAATGTTTAGTATTGTAGGTATCGGTATCTTCAACTCTATCATGTTCTCTAATATCTATACACTGGCGATTGCCAAACTGGGTACCTATACCAGCCAGGGTTCATCTCTGCTGGTGATGGCGATTCTGGGTGGTGCGATTATGCCTGTGATACAGGGAGCGCTGGCAGACCAGATTGGGGTGCAACATGCACTAATAGTTCCGTTGATCTGCTATAGTGTGGTCCTGTATTTCGGATTCTATTGTATGAAGCGGTTTAAAAACCTGGAAATGACTTCTGTGAAGTCAGGGCATTAGTTGGGGCGTGAATGTGAGAGAAAACTGATCATGAATGAATGTGAAGTTTGAAAATACTGATCATTAAAGGATGTGAAGGTTAGAGAAAATCAACTGTCAATGGATGTAAAAGTTCTTGATAGAAACTGATCATCAAATGAAACAGTTTACGGAACATTAATTACCAACAGGAAATATTCAATTCCGGTATCAAGATATAAAAAAGCGTTCCTCGTT
This window of the Chitinophaga sancti genome carries:
- a CDS encoding NUDIX hydrolase: MRNTEIEKASEALWKNALPHLSVDCVVFGYHQGSFNVLLAKMKGDNSWILPGGYIQKTESIDDAAKRILFERSGAEKVFLEVFGVFGEPNRSEDYFVEYEDNLWHKMRFVTIGYYAVIDQSQVTPVPDMFSDACEWMPVYDLPEMVMDHRQIIDKALEKLRDQLYHKPIGFNLLPEIFTLPQLQALYEKIMNQKFNRGNFYRKIMKENILIKQGEAKTGGAHKAPHLYKFDPAVYTK
- a CDS encoding sugar MFS transporter; the protein is MNNHKKGNNAIPLITITLLFFMWGFITCMNDILIPYLKELFQLTFFKSMLVQFAFFGAYFIGSLIYFIISYYNGDPVNKVGYKKGIIFGIILSALGCVLFLPAATFGVYGLFLSALFVLGLGFTVLQITANAYVSLLGPEDSASSRLNLTQAFNSFGTTIAPILGGHLIFELFKDPSGGFSAAATRIPYLIFAGILLLVALLIWRVKLPNFAQDDENQPKGLGVLKFPHLTRGILTVFCYVGGEVAVGSFMISFLGLHDVAGLGEGEAKKYLAIYWGGAMIGRFVGAISLSHSMSQARKSVYMLVTALGVFGVIYLLVGMPFEQISFFLIFIALNFVGFLVGRSAPARTLVIFSLINMFLLASAIINKGEVAMFSIVGIGIFNSIMFSNIYTLAIAKLGTYTSQGSSLLVMAILGGAIMPVIQGALADQIGVQHALIVPLICYSVVLYFGFYCMKRFKNLEMTSVKSGH
- a CDS encoding 4-alpha-glucanotransferase, coding for MTTFSQRSAGILLHITSLPGPFGTGDLGPSAYHFADQLHLAKQRYWQVLPVNTLHPEHLSPYSPTSSMAGEPLLISPELLAREGLLTPAQLNKCHLPISDKANFEKAIPIKAALLEIAYLNFSQSEDQAAFEHYCQQEAHWLNEFTGHPREKWYQFKFDQQWSALKSYCNEKGILLFGDLPFYMHGDAVDVKSHPGFFNLNGTGGVPPDYFSEKGQCWNVPVYNWDALKADNYSWWIRRIQRNLTRFDLLRLDHFRAFSAYWEIPAGETTAVNGQWKPGPGANLFNEFQKLFPAMPFIAEDLGTIDEPVRALQEQFNLKGMRVLQFGFGDDMAKSDHVPHHFVSNVVAVTGTHDNNTTRGWYEEDADRNTRLNLGQYTGIQITGKKVPRILGRMAYASVANIVILPMQDVLELPANARMNHPSGSHKNWKWRMLPGEFKKKEIKRLRKWVKLYDREE